DNA sequence from the Halobacterium sp. DL1 genome:
GGTACCGACCTGACTCTACCCCGGCTGGTCAGCACCCAGATGGAATTACTGCTCGTCACACTCCCCGTTCCCGCAGGATACATCTCGGGAATCCTTCTACGAGAACGAACAATAGTGGAGGCGGCAGGCCTCTTGCTCACTGTGATGGTAGTCGGGTTCGCTGGCGGGACAGGGGTTTCGTTAGCCCAAGGGAGTGCGCCCGGCTTTACCCAACTCATATTCGGCGGGGCAATTCTCGCTACAACCGTGTTTGCGCTGCTTCCACTGGGCGTGATGAGATGGCTTGCCCCGAGCAGTAGATAGATTCGTAGAGCTACCTATCGATTCAATCGTCGCAGTTTCAGCGTAGTACGGAATAGAGAAATTCCGGTAGCAGCTGTGCTACCCGCCCAGGAACCGCTGGCGGACTTCCTCGTTGCCGAGCAACTCCTTGCCGGGCCCGTCGTAGGCGTTCTCGCCGTTGACGAGCACGTAGCCGCGGTCGCAGCGCCGGAGTGCCTCCTTCGCGTTCTGCTCGACCATCAGCACCGCCGTCCCGCCGTCGTTGATCTCGTCGATGCGGTCGAAGAGGTCGTCGACGAGGTCCGGGGCGAGGCCCGCGGAGGGCTCGTCGAGCAACAGCAGGTCGGGGTCGCTCATCAGCGCCGACCCCATCGCGAGCATCTGGCGCTGCCCGCCGGACATCGTGCCGGCGCGCTGCTGCTGGCGCTCCTCGAGGATGGGGAAGTAGTCGAACACCATCTCGAGGGTGTCCTGCGGGAACTCGTCCTCGGTGAACACGCCCATCTCCAGGTTCTCGCGGACGGTGAGGCTCGTGAAGATATTCCCCGACTGGGGGACGTACGTGATGCCGCGGTCGATGATCTCAGAGGAGGCGGCGGCGTGGATGGGTTCTCCGCGGAACGAGATGCTCCCGTCCATGTACGTGGTCAGCCCGAAGACGGACTTCATCGCGGTGGACTTCCCGGCGCCGTTCGGGCCGACGATGGTGACGTACTCGCCGTCGGCGACGTGCATGTCGACGTCGGTGAGAATCTGCAGGTCGCCGTAGCCGGCGTCCAGGGAGTCGAGTTCGAGCAGCGGCGTGCGGTCGCTCACTGCGCCTCACCCCCGAGGTACGCCTCGACGACGCGTTCGTCCGACCGGACCTCCTCGGGGTCTCCCGAGGTGAGCACGGCGCCCTGGTGCATCACGATGACCTCCTGGCAGTACTCCATGATGACGTCGATGTCGTGTTCGATGAAGAGGAACGAGTACCCCTCCGACTCCAGCCGCTGGATGTGTTCGAGGATCTTGTTCTCCAGCGTCGGGTTGACGCCGGCGAGCGGTTCGTCGAGCAACACGAGGTCGGGTTCCGTGAGCAGCGCCCGCGCGAGTTCGAGCAGTTTGCGCTGGCCGCCCGAGAGGTCGCCGGCGGGCGAGTCGAGCAGGTGGTCTATCTCGAGGCGCTCGGCCATCTCGACCGCGCGCCGCTGTGCCTCGGCCTCGTCGGCGTAGTAGTCGCCGCCCCGCGTCCACGTGGTGACGAGGCGCTCGCCGCTCTGGTTCTTCGGCGCGAGCGCGAGGTTCTCCCGGACGGTCATCTCGGGGAGTTCGCGGGGAATCTGGAACGTGCGGACGAGTCCCCGTTCGGCGACCGCTGGCGGGCGCTCGCCGGTGATGTCCTCGCCGCGGAAGCGGACGGTGCCGCCGTCGGGTTCGAGGAAGCCGGTGATGCAGTCGAACATCGTCGACTTCCCGGCGCCGTTCGGTCCGATGAGGCCCGTGATGCCGGGTTCGACGTCGAACGACGCGCCGTCGAGGGCGGTGATGCCGCCGAAGTACCGCTCGACGTCCTCGACCGCGAGGATGGGGTCAGTCACCGCTACCACCCCCTGGCGTGACGCCGGTGTCGTAGGTCTGCCGGCCGAGCAGTCCCTCCGAGCGGTAGTAGAGGATGACGATGAGCAGCGCGCCGATGAACATCAGGCGGAGCGCGGCGAGCTGGGTGGCGTACTCCGCGGGGAAGAAGTCGTTGAGGAACCGCGTGCCCGTGTAGAGCGTCCAGAACACGATGGTTCCCACGATGACTCCACGGTTGTTCGCGGTGCCGCCGATGATGACCGCACTGAACGCGAAGAACGTGATCTCCGCGGTGAACTGTGACGGGTCGATGAAGCCGATCTGGGTCGCCCAGAGGCCGCCGGCCGCGCCAGCCAGCGCGGAGCCGAACATCATGCTCTGGACCTTGTAGCGGAACGTCCGCTTGCCCAGCGCCTCCGGCACGCTCTCGTCCTCGCGGATGGACCGGAGCACACGCCCGTACGGGCTGTTGACGGTGCGTTCGCACCACCAGTACGCGAGGCCGAGGAAGCCGACGCTCACGAGCAGGACGAACCGGCCGTAGGTGAACCCGCCGGCGGTCCCGACGGTCGGGTCGAACAGCCAGACGAGGCTAGCGAGGACGCCCGACGGTCCGACCGTGAGCAGCGGCGTGCCGAAGTACCACAGGGCGAACAGCGCGGCCGCGAACAGCGCCAGCGGCCGGCCGAAGCCGTCGCCGGCGCGGATGCCCTGCGCGAGCACCCAGACGCCGGCGGCGGCGACGAGCGGCCCGACGAGCACGAGGGCGCCGCCGAGCGTGGCGATGCCGAGGCCCGCGGCGACCAGCACGACGGAGCCGAGCACGTAGGCCGCCGCGCGTCGGTCGACGGGCCGGAGGTAGCCGCCGACCCGGTAGCCGAGGTAGCCGAGGACGACCACCGACAGCAGCCCGAACACCGCGAGGTTGACGAGGAAGCTCCCCAGCGAGACGGGGAACACGCCCTCGAGTGGGGCGTAGACGTCGCGGACGCCGAACGGGCCGTTGAACAGCCAGCGCTCGTCGTTGACGACGGCGTGGAAGATGGTCGCGACGCCGAGCGCGGTGATGGCGAGGTAGTCCTCGCGCAACCGCAGCGTCGGCACGCCGACGGCCAGCGAGACGAGCGCCGCGGCGACCATCGCGATACCGAGCGCGAGCAGCCAGCCGAGCAGTCCACCGAGCGGGAGCGCGGAGAGCACCTCGGGGAGCCCGAACCCGCCGATGCCCTGGTAGCCCGAGGTGCCCGGCGGGATGGTGAGCACGACGGTAACGTAGGCGCCCACCAGGAAGTAGAGGACGTGGCCGAAGTCGACCAGCCCCGTGAACCCGAACTTGATGTTCAGCCCGAGGCCGAACAGCGTGTAGATGCTGACCACCGTCAGCAGGCTGACGAGGAAGTCCGCGAGCGCCATCAGGCGTCACCCCACAGGCCCTCGGGCTTGACGAGCAGCACGGCCACGAGGATGACGAACGCGATGGCGGTGCGGTAGGTGGCGAACCCGGCCGGCAGCAGGTAGACACCGACGTCCATGCTGATGCCGATGAGGAGGCCGCCCAGCGCGGCCCCGTACGGGGAGTCGATGCCGCCGACGATGACCGCAGCGAACACGGGCAACAGCAGGCTGAACCCCATGTTCGGGTTGAGATTCGAGGCGTACCAGCCGAGCAGGACGCCCGCGATGGCCGCGAGCACGGCCGCGAGCACCCAGACGACGAGCTGGACGCGGTCGATGTCGACGCCGCGGACCCGCGCGAGCGCCTGGTCGTCGGCGGTCGCCCGCATCGCGCGGCCGGTCTTGGTTCGCTTGAGCACGTAGTTCATGCAGAGCATTGTCGCGATCATCACGGCGATGATGATGCCGAACTTCCGGCTGTAGCCGACGCGCGTGCTGGCGACGGCGTCGGAGACGGCCAGCGGTGCGCCGCGGGCGAGCAGGGCGGCCGCCACGAGCGTGACGGCGCCGCTGGCGACGCCCCAGATCCACGGGCTGACGAAGTGGACCTTCTCGAAGCCCTGGTCGCCCGTCCGCCAGCGGTAGACGGCGACGCCGACGGCGACGGCGACGAGGAGGATTGCAACCACGACTGGCCAGCCGTACCCCCACGCGTCGAGGGTCTGGAGCGCGCCGCCCGCGCGCTGGTTGATCTCGACCGCGACCCCCTGGCCGGTGAGGTAGAGGTCGGCGTTGAAGTCGACCCGGCTGACGGTGTCGTAGGTGACGTTCTTCGACCCGACGAGGAACAACACGAGGTTCCGGAGCACGAGCGCGAGTCCCAGGGAGACGATGACCATCGTGATGAGGTCGGCGTCCTTCCCCCGGAACTGCTTGAAGACGACCTTCTCGTAGACGCCGCCGAAGACGCCCGCGAGCAGGACGCCGCCGACCGCGGCGAGCGCGAACGGGAGCACGAGCGTGCTCGGGACGAGCGGGAGTTCGCTGGGGTTGTTCAGCGCCAGCGCGAGGTAGGCGCCGACGGTGAGCATGTCCCCGTGGGCGAAGTTCGGCACCTCGGCGATGCTGTAGACGAGCGAGAGGCCGAGCGCGCCGGCGGCGATGATGCCGCCGGTCACGATCCCCTGCAGCAGCGCGTTGACGATGCCAGTCTCTACCATGGTCTCCCCCCGCCGGTCTGGCGGTTCGGCCGCTGTACGCTCGGACGTGTGTACTGTGTTGTCATATCGTTTTGGTCGCTGTGTTGGTGGGGGCCGCGCTCACGGCCAGCGCGGCGAGGCCGAGCAGCACGGCGAGCAGGACGAAGACGGCGCCGTAGCCGCCTGTCGTCGTCCGGACCACGCCCGTCAGCGTCGGGAGCACGACGGCGGCGACGTTGCCGGCGGCGACGACCACCGCCAGCGCCGCGCCCTGGTGTGGCGTGGCGCCCGCGGCGAGGTTGAACACCGCGCCGAACGGCAGCGAGACGGCGACCATCGCCACGAGCGGGAACGCGAGTGCGACGAGGCGGACGTCCGCCGTGAGGACGAGGAACGACGCGGCGCCGACGACGGTGGTCGCGCGGACGATTCGTTCGTCCGACAGCGACCAGCGGCCGGCGACGGTGCCGCCCGCCGCGCGCCCGAGCGTCGCCATCCCGAGCACCGCCGCGTTGAGCGGACCGGTGACCCCGAGGTCGCCGAAGTACGCCGTGACGAACGTCGAGAGCGTGATGTAGCCGGCGATGATGGCGACGTAACAGAACGCGGCCACGAGCACCGTGCGGTTCCCGAGGACGGTTCGGAGCGGCGGCCCGCTCCCGTCGCCCTCGCCCGCGGTCCACGTCGCGTGGCGGTACGGCCAGAGCGCGACGACGGCAGGCACGGCCAGTAGCGCGCCGAGCGCGTGGATGCCGAAGCCGCCGGTCGCCGCGACGATGGGTTCGGCGAGCAGGAAGCCGACGGCGGCGCCCAGCGTGAGCATGCCGCCGTAGACGCCCTGCTGGCGGGTCGCCTCGGCGCCCGAGTAGAGCCGCGCGATGTGGGTCGCGCCGACGCTCAACAGCAGGCCGCCCGCGAGGCCCCAGACGGTCCGCATCACGAGCGCTCCCGCGAGCGTCGTCGTGAGGTCGAGGACCACTGCGGCGGCCGCGTGGGCGGCGAGAAGGCTGAGCAGCACCTGCGTGGTCGTCCATCTTGAGACGAGGCGGTCGGCGACGCCCTGCGCGACGACGAAGGAGACGAGCGCCGCGCTCATCAGCAGGCCGACTGCCGTCAGGCCCGCGTCGTACCGCGTCGCGACGTAGCCGGGCACCGCGGAGTAGGTGAACGTCACGTAGCCGACGGTGAACACCGCGAGGTGCGGCGCCAACCGGAGGCGACGCGGCTGGTTCGTCATTGTCAGTCACCGTCCGCCCCCTCCTCGAGTGGGTCGACGTCGTGGTGCTCGCGGGCGTACTCCCGGGTTATCTTCCCCAGGCGGAAGTCCCGCAGGACCGCCGCGGGGTCCCGCTCGTCCGGGTCGCCGAAGCCGCCCGCGCCCGGCGTGCGGACGCTCACGACCGACCCCGGGTCGAGGTCGTGGACGGACTTCTGGGGGAGGCGTTCCCCCTCGCCGTCGGCGTCGTACGTCTCGCCGTCGAAGTGGTAGGCCGCGCCGAGGCCCCCCGGTTCGCCGCCGGCCAGGCCGTAGGGCGCGTGCTTGTGGCGCTCGGCGAGCAGGCTGAACCGGGCGGTGTGGTCGCGCACTTCGATGTCTCGCCGGAGGCCGAGACCGCCGCGGAACTCGCCCGCGCCCCCGGAGTCGGGCCGGTAGGCGTAACGGCGCACCCGCAGCGGGTAGGCCGTCTCCAGCACCTCGGCGGGCGTATTCATCGTGTTCGACATGTGGACGTGCACGCCGTCCATGCCGTCCTTGCCCGTGCGGCCGCCGAAGCCGCCGCCCTGGGTCTCGTAGAACGCGTACGGCGTGTCGTCCCGGGGGTCGGTGCCGCCGAACGTGATGTTGTTCATCGTGCCCTGTCCGGCGGCGGTGACGCGCTCGGGCGCCTCCGTGCCGAACGCGCCGAGCACCACGTCGGTCACGCGCTGTGACGTCTCGAGGTTTCCGCCGACGACGGCGGCCGGCGGGTTCGGGTCGACAATGCTGCCGTCGGGCGTCTCGATGTCGATAGGTCGGTAGCAGCCGTGGTTCGGCGGGATGTCCGGGTCCGTCACGCAGCGGATGGCGTAGTACGTCGCCGACGAGGTGACCGCCAGCACGGCGTTGATTGGGCCCTCGGTCTGGTCGGCGGTGCCCGCGAAGTCGACGGTGACGCTGTCGCCATCGACGGTGACGGCCACCTTCACGGGGAGGTCGGTGTTCCCGCGGCCGTCGTCGTCGAGGACGTCCTCGAACGTGTACGTGCCGTCGGGGAACGCGTCCAGTTCCGCGCGCATCCGGCGCTCGGAGTAGTCCTTGATCTCGTCGAAGGCCGCGTCGAGTTCGCCGACGCCGTACTTGTCGACGAGTTCGTGGACGCGCTCGCGGGCCGTCTCGTTGGCGGCCTCCTGGGCACGCAGGTCGCCGCGGCGCTCGTCGGCGGTCCGGACGTTCAGCAGGATCATCTCCATCACGTCCTCGACCACCTCGCCCCGGTCGAACAGTTTGACCGGCGGGATGCGCAGCCCCTCCTGGTATATCTCCGTGGAGTCCGCGGCCACCGAGCCGGCGGTCGACCCACCGATGTCGGCGTGGTGGGCGCGGTTGGCCGCGTAGGCGACGAGCGTCGGGTCGTCGGCCTCTGGGTCCGCGTAGATTGGCGAGACGAGCGTGAGGTCCGGGAGGTGTGCGCCCCCGCGGAACGGGTCGTTGAGGAGGACGGCGTCACCGGGTTCGAGGTCGCCGCCGAACTCGTCGACGGCGGCCGCGACGGAGAACGGCATCGCGCCGAGGTGGACGGGCATGTTCTCGGCCTGCGAGATCATCTCGCCGTCGGCGTCGAACAGCGCACAGGAGCAGTCACGGCGCTCCTTGATGTTCGGCGAGTAGCCCGTGCGGATGAGGTTCGCGTTCATCTCCTCGGCGATGGCGACGCAGCCGTTACGGATGACCTCCAGGGTGACCGAGTCGACCATCAGCGGCCACCCCCGGTCTCGACGACGAGGTTGCCGTACTCGTCCACCTCGGCGGTCTGGCCGGGGTGGACGACGACGGTGCTCTCCTTCCCCTCGACGACCGCCGGCCCGTCGAAGGTGGCGTCCGCGGGCAGCGTCCCGCGGTCGTATATCTCGGTGTCGTGGGGCTCACCGTCGTAGGTCACGGTGCGAGTCTCGCGAATCGCGTCTTCTACCGTGCCCTCCGTGGTCGGCGGCGCGAGTTCCGGGGTCTCCACGAGGCCGCGGGCGCGCAGGCGCAGGGTCACGAGCTCGACCGGTTCGTCGGGGTCGGCGTGCCCGTAGCGGCGCTCGTGGCGCTCGTGGAACCGCTCGACGACCGCGTCGAGGGTCGCCTCGTCGACCTCGCCCTCCGAAACCGGCACCGAAATCTCGAACGACTGGCCGACGTAGCGGAGGTCCGCGGTGCGGTCGAAGCGGCGGTCCGCGGGCGCGACGTCCTCCTCGGCGAGGCGCCCGTCGCCCTGCTCGTGGAGGTCCGCGAACGTCTCGCGGAGCGTCGCCGGCGACAGCTCCTCCCACTGCCGGACGCGAGAGACGCTGTAGTCGTACAGCACGTCGCTGATGAGCAGACCGAGCGCGGAGAGCACGCCCGCGGTCTGCGGGACGATGACCTTCGGGATGTCGAGGTCGGCGGCGAGCCGGCAGGCGTGCAGCGGCCCCGCGCCGCCGAACGCGACGAGCGCGAAGTCACGCGGGTCGTAGCCGCGCTCGACGGAGACGACGCGGAGCGCGCGCTGCATGTTCGCGTTCGCCACGTCGAGGACGCCCTGCGCGGCCTCCTGTGGGTCCATGCCGAGTTCGTCGCCGAGTCGCTCGTCGAAGGCGTCCCGGACGTCGTCGACCTCCACGTCGAGTTCCCCGGAGAGGAACCGGTCGGGGTCGAGGCGCCCGAGCAGCAGGTGGGCGTCCGTGGTCGTCGGTTCGGTGCCGCCGCGGCCGTAGGAGATGGGGCCGGGGTCGGCGCCCGCCGAGCGCGGGCCGACGCGGAGCGCGCCGCCCTCGTCCACCCACGCGATGGAGCCGCCGCCGGAGCCGACCGTGTGGATGTCGATCATCGGAACGCCGACCGCGTAGTCGCCGACGGTGACGTCCGTCGAGACGAGCGGCTCGCCGCCCTCGACGAGCGAGACGTCGCAGGACGTGCCGCCCATGTCCATCGTGATGATGTCCTCGACGCCGCAGCGTTCGGCGACGTAGGTGGCACCCTGGACACCGCCGGCGGGCCCCGAGAGGAGCGTGTTCACCGGGCGTCCGCGCGCGGCGTCGGCGGTGATGAGGCCGCCGTTGGACTGCATGATCTTCAGTTCCGCGCCCACGTCGTTGTCGCGGACCTGGGCCTCGAGGTTGCCGATGTAGCTGTCCATGACGGGTTTGAGCGCGGCGTTCAGCGCCGTCGTCAGCGTTCGCTCGTACTCGCGAATTTCCGGGAGCACGTCGCTGGACAGCGAGTAGGAGACGTCGAGTCCCGCCTCGCGGAGCAGTTCGGCGACGCGCTGCTCGTGGTCGCCGTTCTCGAAGGCGAACAGCAGCGAGATAGCGACGCTGTCGACGTCCGTGTCGGCGATGGTGTCGGCGAGGTCGCTGGCGTGGCCCTCGTCGAGTTCGCGGAGCACGTTCCCGCGCTCGTCGAGGCGGCCGGGAACCTCGAAGCGGCGGTCGCGGGGGACGATGGGCGCCGGCTTCTCGGCGTCGAAGTCGTAGATGTCGGGGCGGTTCTGCCGGGCGATCTCGAGGACGTCGCGGAACCCCTCGGTGGTGACGAGCGCGGTGTCCGCCCACGTCCCCTCGAGGACCGCATTCGTCGCGACCGTCGTGCCGTGGCTGAGGAAGCCCACGTCGTCGAAGGCGAACGCGGCCTCCTCGCGGCTCTTCTCCAGGCCGTTGACGACGCCCTCTTCGGGCGCGCCCGGCGTCGACGGCGTCTTGGTCACGTGGACGTCGCCGTCTCGGACGGTGACGATGTCCGTGAACGTGCCGCCGATGTCGACGCCGACCCGTACGTCGTCCGCGCTCACGGCTCGTGCCCCCGTGGTGGTCTGTCCTGCGACGCGACTACTGACTGGTGTGAGATTACAAACATGAATGCGGGGTGTGGCCGTTCAGACGAGTTCGCTCGCCGGAATCGTCTCCTGGTCCTCGAAGGAGCCGTCGACGACCTGAACGACGACCATGTCGCTGGCCACGTCGCCGTTCTCGTCGTAGTTCACGTTCCCGCTCGGACCGGAGTAGTCGATGTCGGAGCCGTTGTCGAGTGCGTCGACGCCGGCCTGGAACTCGCCGTAGCCGACCGCCTCGCCCTCCGGGTTGGTCACGGGCCGCATCTGCTCCTTGACGTCGGGGGACGCGACGCTGCCCGCGCTGTGGGCGGCGAGCGCCCACGACATCAGCGCGTCGTAGGAGTTCCAGGAGTACGGCGAGAACAGCTGCGAGTCGGGGTACGCCGACTCGTAGTCGTCGACGAAGCTCTGGGTGTCGCCGCCGCTC
Encoded proteins:
- a CDS encoding branched-chain amino acid ABC transporter ATP-binding protein; translated protein: MLELDSLDAGYGDLQILTDVDMHVADGEYVTIVGPNGAGKSTAMKSVFGLTTYMDGSISFRGEPIHAAASSEIIDRGITYVPQSGNIFTSLTVRENLEMGVFTEDEFPQDTLEMVFDYFPILEERQQQRAGTMSGGQRQMLAMGSALMSDPDLLLLDEPSAGLAPDLVDDLFDRIDEINDGGTAVLMVEQNAKEALRRCDRGYVLVNGENAYDGPGKELLGNEEVRQRFLGG
- a CDS encoding branched-chain amino acid ABC transporter ATPase, with amino-acid sequence MTDPILAVEDVERYFGGITALDGASFDVEPGITGLIGPNGAGKSTMFDCITGFLEPDGGTVRFRGEDITGERPPAVAERGLVRTFQIPRELPEMTVRENLALAPKNQSGERLVTTWTRGGDYYADEAEAQRRAVEMAERLEIDHLLDSPAGDLSGGQRKLLELARALLTEPDLVLLDEPLAGVNPTLENKILEHIQRLESEGYSFLFIEHDIDVIMEYCQEVIVMHQGAVLTSGDPEEVRSDERVVEAYLGGEAQ
- a CDS encoding ABC transporter encodes the protein MALADFLVSLLTVVSIYTLFGLGLNIKFGFTGLVDFGHVLYFLVGAYVTVVLTIPPGTSGYQGIGGFGLPEVLSALPLGGLLGWLLALGIAMVAAALVSLAVGVPTLRLREDYLAITALGVATIFHAVVNDERWLFNGPFGVRDVYAPLEGVFPVSLGSFLVNLAVFGLLSVVVLGYLGYRVGGYLRPVDRRAAAYVLGSVVLVAAGLGIATLGGALVLVGPLVAAAGVWVLAQGIRAGDGFGRPLALFAAALFALWYFGTPLLTVGPSGVLASLVWLFDPTVGTAGGFTYGRFVLLVSVGFLGLAYWWCERTVNSPYGRVLRSIREDESVPEALGKRTFRYKVQSMMFGSALAGAAGGLWATQIGFIDPSQFTAEITFFAFSAVIIGGTANNRGVIVGTIVFWTLYTGTRFLNDFFPAEYATQLAALRLMFIGALLIVILYYRSEGLLGRQTYDTGVTPGGGSGD
- a CDS encoding branched-chain amino acid ABC transporter permease, producing the protein MVETGIVNALLQGIVTGGIIAAGALGLSLVYSIAEVPNFAHGDMLTVGAYLALALNNPSELPLVPSTLVLPFALAAVGGVLLAGVFGGVYEKVVFKQFRGKDADLITMVIVSLGLALVLRNLVLFLVGSKNVTYDTVSRVDFNADLYLTGQGVAVEINQRAGGALQTLDAWGYGWPVVVAILLVAVAVGVAVYRWRTGDQGFEKVHFVSPWIWGVASGAVTLVAAALLARGAPLAVSDAVASTRVGYSRKFGIIIAVMIATMLCMNYVLKRTKTGRAMRATADDQALARVRGVDIDRVQLVVWVLAAVLAAIAGVLLGWYASNLNPNMGFSLLLPVFAAVIVGGIDSPYGAALGGLLIGISMDVGVYLLPAGFATYRTAIAFVILVAVLLVKPEGLWGDA
- a CDS encoding 5-oxoprolinase — its product is MVDSVTLEVIRNGCVAIAEEMNANLIRTGYSPNIKERRDCSCALFDADGEMISQAENMPVHLGAMPFSVAAAVDEFGGDLEPGDAVLLNDPFRGGAHLPDLTLVSPIYADPEADDPTLVAYAANRAHHADIGGSTAGSVAADSTEIYQEGLRIPPVKLFDRGEVVEDVMEMILLNVRTADERRGDLRAQEAANETARERVHELVDKYGVGELDAAFDEIKDYSERRMRAELDAFPDGTYTFEDVLDDDGRGNTDLPVKVAVTVDGDSVTVDFAGTADQTEGPINAVLAVTSSATYYAIRCVTDPDIPPNHGCYRPIDIETPDGSIVDPNPPAAVVGGNLETSQRVTDVVLGAFGTEAPERVTAAGQGTMNNITFGGTDPRDDTPYAFYETQGGGFGGRTGKDGMDGVHVHMSNTMNTPAEVLETAYPLRVRRYAYRPDSGGAGEFRGGLGLRRDIEVRDHTARFSLLAERHKHAPYGLAGGEPGGLGAAYHFDGETYDADGEGERLPQKSVHDLDPGSVVSVRTPGAGGFGDPDERDPAAVLRDFRLGKITREYAREHHDVDPLEEGADGD
- a CDS encoding hydantoinase, encoding MSADDVRVGVDIGGTFTDIVTVRDGDVHVTKTPSTPGAPEEGVVNGLEKSREEAAFAFDDVGFLSHGTTVATNAVLEGTWADTALVTTEGFRDVLEIARQNRPDIYDFDAEKPAPIVPRDRRFEVPGRLDERGNVLRELDEGHASDLADTIADTDVDSVAISLLFAFENGDHEQRVAELLREAGLDVSYSLSSDVLPEIREYERTLTTALNAALKPVMDSYIGNLEAQVRDNDVGAELKIMQSNGGLITADAARGRPVNTLLSGPAGGVQGATYVAERCGVEDIITMDMGGTSCDVSLVEGGEPLVSTDVTVGDYAVGVPMIDIHTVGSGGGSIAWVDEGGALRVGPRSAGADPGPISYGRGGTEPTTTDAHLLLGRLDPDRFLSGELDVEVDDVRDAFDERLGDELGMDPQEAAQGVLDVANANMQRALRVVSVERGYDPRDFALVAFGGAGPLHACRLAADLDIPKVIVPQTAGVLSALGLLISDVLYDYSVSRVRQWEELSPATLRETFADLHEQGDGRLAEEDVAPADRRFDRTADLRYVGQSFEISVPVSEGEVDEATLDAVVERFHERHERRYGHADPDEPVELVTLRLRARGLVETPELAPPTTEGTVEDAIRETRTVTYDGEPHDTEIYDRGTLPADATFDGPAVVEGKESTVVVHPGQTAEVDEYGNLVVETGGGR